Proteins from a single region of Synchiropus splendidus isolate RoL2022-P1 chromosome 3, RoL_Sspl_1.0, whole genome shotgun sequence:
- the LOC128755526 gene encoding cellular tumor antigen p53-like, producing MEEDMNAEASQSLPLSQNTFRVLWDNIVNNPDSMPTSDWGTDEQIDALLFSDQPLPPINEQFFELGPAVAPQDYATPQAPTVAVTTDYPGEYGFGLTFQKSGCAKSVTSTFSEQLNKLYCQLAKTTPIELIVSKEPPLGALVRATAVYKKTEHVAEVVRRCPHHQNEDAAENSSHLIRLEGSQLALYYEDPNTKRHSVTVPYEPPQLGSRHTTILLSYMCNSSCMGGMNRRPILTILTLETTDGSVLGRRCFEARICACPGRDRKTEEENGTKQKSGKQLKKRKSPTLLESTECNKKTKSASSAEDDEVFTLRVRGRQNFEMLKKINDALELQDKLGKNKSAVKTDIPMPSSGKRVMKLEDRSDSE from the exons ATGGAGGAAGACATGAATGCAGAAGCGAGCCAGAGCCTTCCCCTGAGCCAGAACACCTTCCGTGTGTTGTGGGACAACATCGTCAACAATCCCGACTCAATGCCCACTTCGGACTGGGGGACGGACGAGCAGATTGATGCTcta CTGTTCAGCGATCAGCCACTCCCGCCGATCAATGAACAATTTTTTGAATTGGGACCAGCGGTTGCACCTCAAGATTATGCTACACCCCAAGCCCCAACGGTCGCTGTAACAACCGATTATCCGGGCGAGTATGGATTTGGGCTGACGTTCCAAAAAAGTGGATGTGCCAAGTCCGTGACCTCCACA TTTTCAGAGCAGCTGAATAAGCTGTATTGCCAGCTGGCCAAAACCACTCCCATCGAATTGATTGTGAGCAAGGAGCCACCGCTGGGTGCTCTGGTCCGGGCCACGGCAGTGTATAAGAAAACGGAGCACGTGGCAGAGGTGGTCCGCCGCTGCCCCCACCACCAAAATGAGGACG ctgcagaaaacagcagccacttgattcggctcgagggcagccaactggctctgtattatgaagaccccaacacgaagaggcatagtgtgactgtgccgtatgaaccgcctcag cttggctctcgccatacgaccattttgctgtcgtatatgtgcaacagctcatgcatggggggCATGAATCGCCGGCCTATCCTCACCATCCTTACGCTGGAAACCACTGA TGGCAGcgtgctggggagaaggtgttttgaggcacgaatctgtgcgtgccctggacgggacagaaagacggaggaggaaaacggcACCAAGCAGAAAAGTGGAAAGCAGCTCAAAAAAAGAA AAAGTCCAACTCTTCTTGAAAGCACAGAGTGCAACAAGAAGACCAAGTCTGCCTCCAGCGCCGAGGATGATGAGGTCTTCACCTTGCGT GTTCGAGGGAGGCAAAACTTCGAGATGCTCAAGAAAATCAATGATGCTCTGGAACTGCAGGACAAACTCGG CAAAAACAAGTCTGCAGTCAAGACCGACATCCCAATGCCTTCTAGTGGAAAGCGTGTCATGAAACTTGAGGATAGAAGTGACAGCGAGTGA